In the Grimontia kaedaensis genome, one interval contains:
- a CDS encoding helix-turn-helix domain-containing protein, protein MLTETNRDEFYKAADSLKRFKRAEIRDEQDRSLIETLYTDLLPENQVYKMMLSDNTTFLVGRKGTGKSTIILRLESEYRKRNDYLPCYIDTKTVFESTKSDYQNLDYLKGKIPEEVIGKYLVERAFIQSILKSIVKELEIKADSYVSKIANKFGLSKTNNVKERVRNLLGKIENNEHLKSIELPVINDFVSTFSMGGEQETSTSNRLNSDSRLMVDNKGGNAEIKVGGGINHSERAKQIESWEKQISGTLLKVFQIKDVLDEVRDVLGNLKIKKLVIFLDDFSEVDESTIKNFVNVVLAPLNNWGDEFICFKVAAYPNRIYFGDIDKGKVDIIDLDFYNLYSNYDKNTMESLSLDFTKRLITNRIKYFSTKSIEEFFEINNSNSLDDYMDLLFKCTMNVPRIIGYILYYCHQTHVSTGRKINKSSIESAAQKYYEKVISSFFDMTTNSLLSFDEKVSELQQKDLLNIFIGQLKNIRKQIVIGELKGAVYQSDKKNPYTSHFNFSPNLEKFVRTLELNFFISKYTEMSDRDGKKVSVYCLNYGLALLENMRWGKPSGSEFRKYFIARPFSFDSIFEEFLRESKHIQCINPVCGKSYPYDQLPFLEFNKMRCNECHSEVKVKSVSDDIKTELEKIDKAKLLPAIDLGVLHELNSSNEKKYARDLSEELDISSHLIAKRAKKLDEDKGLIDRDRSENLIKYSISKKAMREYFNTN, encoded by the coding sequence ATGTTAACTGAGACGAATCGCGATGAATTCTACAAAGCAGCCGATTCCTTAAAAAGGTTCAAGCGAGCTGAGATTAGAGATGAACAAGACAGATCTTTAATCGAGACTCTGTACACCGACCTTCTACCTGAAAATCAAGTTTATAAAATGATGCTTTCCGATAACACCACTTTCTTAGTTGGAAGAAAAGGAACAGGAAAGTCCACGATTATTCTTAGGTTGGAAAGTGAATATAGAAAAAGAAACGATTACCTTCCTTGTTACATAGACACTAAGACTGTTTTCGAAAGCACTAAAAGTGACTATCAGAACTTAGACTATTTAAAAGGAAAAATTCCTGAAGAGGTCATTGGAAAATACCTAGTAGAAAGAGCGTTTATACAAAGCATATTGAAGTCCATAGTAAAAGAATTAGAAATAAAAGCTGACTCTTATGTTAGTAAGATTGCGAATAAGTTTGGATTAAGCAAAACAAATAATGTAAAGGAAAGAGTCCGTAACCTTCTTGGTAAAATCGAAAATAACGAACACCTTAAATCAATTGAGCTACCTGTAATTAATGACTTCGTTAGTACTTTTTCAATGGGAGGGGAACAGGAAACATCGACTTCAAACAGATTAAATTCTGACTCAAGGTTAATGGTTGACAATAAGGGTGGAAATGCTGAGATAAAAGTAGGTGGCGGAATTAACCATTCGGAGAGAGCAAAACAGATTGAGTCTTGGGAGAAGCAAATCTCAGGAACCTTACTGAAGGTATTCCAGATAAAAGATGTTCTAGACGAAGTGAGAGATGTTCTAGGAAATCTAAAAATAAAGAAGTTAGTTATATTCTTAGATGACTTTTCAGAAGTAGATGAATCAACAATTAAGAATTTTGTAAATGTTGTATTAGCTCCCTTAAACAACTGGGGAGATGAATTTATTTGCTTCAAGGTGGCTGCATATCCAAATCGTATCTACTTTGGTGATATTGACAAAGGCAAAGTTGATATCATTGATTTAGACTTCTATAACCTTTACTCAAACTATGACAAGAATACAATGGAGTCGCTATCTCTAGATTTTACTAAGAGGCTAATTACAAATAGAATAAAATATTTCAGTACTAAATCAATTGAGGAATTTTTTGAGATTAATAACTCTAATAGTCTAGATGACTACATGGATCTATTGTTCAAATGCACTATGAATGTTCCTAGGATTATTGGTTACATTCTTTATTATTGCCATCAGACACATGTTTCAACAGGAAGAAAAATAAACAAATCATCCATTGAAAGTGCCGCTCAAAAATATTACGAAAAGGTTATATCTTCATTCTTTGACATGACAACGAATAGTTTATTGTCATTCGATGAAAAAGTTTCAGAGTTACAGCAAAAAGACTTACTTAATATTTTTATAGGTCAACTTAAAAACATTAGAAAACAGATTGTAATCGGTGAGCTCAAAGGTGCCGTTTACCAATCAGACAAAAAAAATCCGTATACAAGCCATTTTAATTTTTCTCCTAACTTAGAAAAGTTTGTAAGGACGTTAGAACTAAACTTCTTTATATCAAAGTATACGGAAATGAGTGATCGTGATGGGAAAAAAGTTTCAGTTTATTGCTTGAATTATGGCTTAGCGCTGCTTGAGAACATGAGGTGGGGTAAACCTTCTGGTAGCGAATTCAGAAAATACTTTATTGCTCGTCCTTTTAGCTTTGACAGTATCTTTGAAGAGTTCTTAAGAGAGTCAAAGCACATACAGTGCATAAACCCTGTATGTGGGAAATCTTATCCATATGACCAATTACCTTTCCTAGAGTTTAACAAAATGAGATGTAATGAGTGTCATAGTGAAGTTAAAGTTAAGTCTGTATCTGATGACATTAAAACTGAGTTGGAAAAAATTGATAAGGCAAAGTTACTACCTGCGATAGATCTTGGAGTGTTACATGAACTCAATAGTAGTAACGAAAAGAAATACGCTAGAGACTTATCAGAAGAGCTTGATATTTCTTCGCACCTTATCGCCAAACGCGCCAAGAAGTTAGATGAGGATAAGGGTTTGATAGATAGAGATAGAAGTGAGAATCTAATCAAATACTCTATATCTAAAAAGGCTATGAGGGAATACTTTAATACTAACTAA
- a CDS encoding ATP-dependent nuclease, with the protein MTNNKISFNGVHKSITGLPETTLPKLVVLTGRNGSGKTHLLQAINEGYVRSTLAPNFQSDVLLFDWNTIIPKDTGVFHPSQHQTQRSNWFQQIRAHQETSLKQVQQQLISWGIPAEHCTTLTKIRSLDEEKLQSLLANSQKASTVYESLKKLLNKSAQKIYSQTLRNIGDEQWKKAAQKISQETPDIFLETSESKFFSNRKLLWGEVDAFQQAFGRLFSTYRDLIHLNDRLEKYPPKNDEGLKYLNQEQFVDKHGEPPWDFVNRILEVCNLDFRVEPPPLHEVSSYEPKLNKLSKDVEMRFQDLSSGEKVLMSFALCLYNASDERQEKHFPKLLLLDEVDAPLHPSMVVSLLKTIQDVLVDGKGVSVILTTHSPSTVALAPEETLYEMNPSGPLVEKIPRSRALSILTAGVPTLSISFDGRRQIFVESKTDAFIYEKLYQAYKQRLNTERSLSFIEIGRTDSSGVEKNSGCAQVERIVTALIENGNSSVFGLVDWDGNREPCERIQVLSPGIRDGIETLVLDPVLLTATVIKENHQFCVDKKIINEGDRYTHIGAWEQSKWQSTINIVQDIIFNQNLPDDYENISYLNGMSLDVNRKYLHMDDHALEERVISEFAFLRPKNHHAGGLMKHIVTSILGDYPDLLPQDLITTFSTILDFDV; encoded by the coding sequence TTGACCAATAATAAGATTTCTTTCAATGGTGTTCATAAATCAATAACTGGCCTACCTGAAACCACTTTACCGAAGTTAGTCGTTCTTACTGGACGTAATGGCTCGGGTAAGACCCACTTATTGCAGGCAATAAATGAAGGATATGTTCGGTCTACTTTAGCACCAAATTTTCAGTCAGATGTACTACTGTTTGATTGGAATACCATTATTCCAAAGGATACTGGAGTGTTTCACCCGTCTCAGCATCAAACTCAGCGCTCTAATTGGTTTCAACAAATTAGAGCCCATCAAGAAACCAGTCTGAAGCAAGTCCAGCAACAATTGATTTCCTGGGGAATCCCTGCCGAACACTGTACTACCCTCACCAAGATTCGATCGCTTGACGAGGAAAAGTTACAGAGTTTACTAGCTAATTCACAAAAAGCCTCTACCGTATATGAGAGTTTAAAGAAATTGCTAAATAAAAGTGCTCAGAAAATCTACAGTCAAACCCTGAGAAATATTGGTGACGAACAGTGGAAAAAAGCCGCTCAAAAAATCTCCCAAGAAACCCCTGATATATTCCTGGAAACCTCAGAGTCAAAATTTTTTAGTAACAGGAAGCTATTATGGGGTGAGGTTGATGCATTTCAACAAGCTTTCGGCCGATTATTTTCAACATATAGAGACCTAATTCATCTTAATGATAGACTAGAAAAATACCCGCCAAAAAATGACGAAGGCCTCAAGTATTTAAATCAAGAGCAGTTTGTTGATAAGCACGGAGAGCCACCATGGGACTTTGTAAATAGAATACTGGAGGTTTGCAACCTTGATTTTCGTGTAGAGCCACCACCTCTACATGAAGTTTCATCATATGAGCCAAAACTTAATAAGCTCTCAAAAGATGTCGAAATGAGGTTTCAAGATTTGTCTTCGGGTGAAAAGGTATTAATGTCTTTCGCATTGTGCCTTTACAATGCTAGCGATGAACGCCAAGAAAAGCATTTCCCTAAATTGCTACTTTTGGATGAAGTTGATGCGCCACTTCATCCTTCTATGGTGGTCTCTTTGCTTAAAACTATCCAGGATGTACTGGTTGACGGTAAAGGGGTGTCTGTAATACTAACCACACATAGTCCTTCTACGGTCGCTCTTGCTCCAGAAGAAACATTGTATGAAATGAATCCATCTGGACCTTTAGTAGAGAAAATTCCTCGATCTAGAGCATTATCTATTTTAACTGCTGGTGTGCCGACACTGTCTATATCATTTGATGGTCGCAGGCAAATATTTGTTGAAAGCAAAACAGATGCGTTCATCTATGAAAAACTCTATCAAGCATATAAACAAAGGCTAAACACAGAAAGGTCTCTTTCGTTTATTGAAATTGGAAGAACAGACTCATCAGGAGTCGAGAAGAACTCTGGTTGCGCTCAAGTAGAGCGTATTGTTACCGCTCTAATTGAAAATGGCAATTCTAGTGTTTTCGGTCTGGTTGATTGGGATGGCAATAGAGAGCCCTGCGAAAGGATTCAAGTTTTATCTCCCGGAATTAGGGATGGCATCGAAACGCTGGTTCTCGATCCTGTGTTACTTACAGCTACCGTTATAAAGGAAAATCACCAATTTTGTGTTGATAAGAAAATCATTAACGAAGGCGACCGTTATACTCATATAGGGGCATGGGAACAGTCTAAATGGCAATCCACTATTAACATAGTTCAAGATATAATTTTTAATCAAAACCTACCAGATGATTATGAGAACATTTCGTATCTCAACGGCATGAGTTTGGATGTTAATAGAAAGTATTTACACATGGATGACCATGCATTGGAAGAACGT